A genomic segment from Tuwongella immobilis encodes:
- a CDS encoding DUF1559 domain-containing protein produces the protein MRSCRSAHRAFTLIELLVVIAIIAILIGLLLPAVQKVRSAAARMKCQNNLKQIALAVHNYHDANEQFPYASLDRQPGETAATYSTGFIQIMPYLEQDNVARRWNSKLPRNSTDDSDGDGYTNAMLQQMQIPTYTCPAMTPPTGPLGGTENRAPSSYLFSSGTQDPVLYAYYSYYGVPDPAFDGAIIPLRDRTYTPAAPCTTPTRMTGITDGTSNTFLLGETDFKPRGVPSTTLGAIWSYGYIGYTFGSTVHPFNKHDWTTTVYGAFRSEHTGGASFALADGSVRFVRDGIDPQLFLWLSTRAGGEVATLE, from the coding sequence GTGCGTTCCTGTCGCTCGGCGCATCGCGCCTTCACGCTCATCGAATTGTTGGTGGTGATTGCGATTATCGCCATTCTGATTGGGCTGCTGCTGCCTGCGGTGCAGAAAGTCCGCTCCGCCGCCGCCCGCATGAAATGCCAGAACAACCTGAAGCAAATCGCGCTGGCCGTTCACAATTACCACGATGCCAACGAACAATTTCCCTACGCTTCGCTCGACCGTCAGCCGGGCGAAACCGCGGCGACGTATTCCACGGGATTCATCCAGATCATGCCCTATCTGGAGCAAGACAACGTCGCCCGCCGCTGGAATTCCAAGCTGCCCCGCAATAGTACGGATGACTCCGATGGCGATGGCTATACCAACGCCATGCTGCAGCAAATGCAGATTCCCACGTACACCTGCCCAGCGATGACACCGCCCACCGGCCCGCTCGGGGGCACCGAAAATCGCGCCCCATCGAGCTATCTCTTCTCCAGCGGCACGCAAGATCCGGTGCTCTATGCCTACTATTCCTATTACGGTGTGCCCGATCCGGCGTTCGATGGCGCGATTATCCCTTTGCGGGATCGCACCTACACGCCGGCGGCCCCCTGCACGACTCCGACGCGCATGACCGGCATCACCGATGGCACCTCGAACACCTTTCTGCTGGGCGAAACCGACTTCAAACCGCGCGGCGTCCCCTCCACCACACTCGGAGCCATCTGGAGTTACGGCTACATCGGCTATACTTTTGGTTCGACCGTGCATCCGTTCAACAAGCACGATTGGACCACCACCGTTTACGGGGCATTCCGCAGCGAACACACCGGCGGCGCAAGCTTTGCCCTGGCCGATGGTTCCGTCCGATTCGTCCGCGATGGCATTGATCCGCAGTTATTCTTGTGGCTGTCCACCCGAGCGGGCGGCGAGGTGGCGACACTCGAATGA
- a CDS encoding aspartate aminotransferase family protein: protein MATALPTASILERYHEAFPKSYQRYQEAQTLFPSGVTHDMRYIEPFPVYIDRAKGSRKWTIEGHELIDLWSGHGALILGHAPDGVVSAVQQQMARGTHLGGCHELEIAWGKQVLRMLPGAERIRFTGTGTEATLMALRLCRLYTGRPKFLKFAGHFHGWHDFVAPAADPPYEQPVVPGIVDEVARNTVTIPPNDIELLERTLASDPQIGALILEPTGGHWGAVPIRGEFLRAVRELTRKYGQVLIFDEVITGFRVSPGGAQTYYGIQPDLTTMAKILAGGLPGGALAGSAEILDQIAFRPGKPKMRHPGTFNANPLSAAAGIATLREVETGTPTAHANRIASLIRNQLNEQFNDRGWNWTAYGDFSMVRLTTNDDGPRPSITAGDCDGHIPFGGDLNRLDGPKNTKLIHAFRQAMVLRGVDLPGLAGMTTAAHTESDVATIVAAVVGAIEDLQADGLTA, encoded by the coding sequence ATGGCAACGGCCCTGCCTACTGCCTCGATCCTCGAACGATATCACGAGGCGTTCCCGAAATCCTACCAGCGCTATCAAGAAGCTCAGACGCTATTTCCCAGCGGCGTGACGCATGATATGCGCTACATCGAGCCGTTTCCGGTTTACATCGATCGGGCCAAAGGTTCGCGGAAATGGACCATCGAAGGGCACGAGCTGATCGATTTGTGGTCGGGTCACGGTGCCTTGATTTTAGGACATGCGCCCGATGGCGTGGTTTCCGCCGTGCAACAACAAATGGCGCGCGGCACCCACCTGGGCGGCTGTCATGAACTGGAAATCGCCTGGGGCAAGCAAGTGCTGCGGATGCTGCCGGGCGCGGAGCGCATTCGCTTCACCGGCACCGGCACCGAAGCGACACTGATGGCGCTGCGATTGTGCCGCCTGTACACCGGCAGACCGAAGTTTCTGAAGTTTGCTGGACATTTCCACGGTTGGCATGATTTCGTCGCTCCGGCGGCCGATCCACCATACGAACAACCCGTGGTGCCGGGCATTGTCGATGAAGTCGCCCGCAACACGGTGACGATTCCACCGAATGATATCGAGTTGCTCGAACGCACGTTGGCGAGTGACCCGCAAATTGGCGCGTTGATCCTGGAGCCGACCGGCGGCCACTGGGGGGCGGTGCCCATTCGCGGGGAGTTTCTGCGGGCCGTCCGCGAACTCACTCGCAAATATGGCCAAGTGCTGATCTTCGACGAAGTGATCACCGGCTTCCGTGTCTCTCCCGGCGGTGCCCAAACGTACTATGGCATCCAACCCGACCTGACGACCATGGCCAAGATTTTGGCCGGGGGATTGCCCGGTGGAGCACTCGCCGGCAGCGCGGAAATCCTCGACCAAATCGCCTTCCGGCCCGGCAAGCCGAAGATGCGTCACCCCGGCACGTTCAATGCCAATCCGTTGTCAGCCGCGGCTGGCATCGCCACGCTGCGTGAAGTGGAAACCGGCACCCCCACCGCGCATGCCAACCGCATCGCCTCGCTCATTCGTAATCAGTTGAACGAGCAGTTTAACGATCGCGGGTGGAACTGGACCGCATACGGCGACTTCTCCATGGTGCGGCTGACCACCAACGATGACGGGCCGCGACCCAGCATCACCGCCGGCGACTGCGATGGCCATATTCCCTTTGGCGGGGATCTGAATCGCCTGGATGGGCCGAAGAATACGAAGCTCATTCACGCATTCCGGCAAGCGATGGTGCTGCGTGGCGTTGATCTACCCGGACTCGCGGGGATGACCACCGCCGCCCACACCGAATCCGATGTGGCGACCATTGTTGCGGCAGTTGTTGGAGCAATCGAAGATTTGCAGGCCGATGGCTTGACCGCCTGA
- a CDS encoding alpha/beta hydrolase encodes MGWRAIWVACVLLGSSITAFAQEEPPYTRTRDVVYGRKFGVALTMDVFTPKKPNGAAVIFCVSGGWVSSYEAIDGVETFFLKPFMDRGYTVFAVMHGCQPKFTLPEIIEDMNRSVRFIRANAKKFQIDPERIGITGGSAGGHLSLMIGLGGTPGDPSAKDPVMRESSRVQAVGCFYPPTDFRNYGKPGIEAIGNPTLAGYQAPFDFHKFDSAQRRYIRVLDWREISKIATEVSPITHVSEDDPPVLLVHGDADKLVPIQQSEVLIDKLKAAKIPNKLIVKKGAAHGWPTMVVEVVEIAKWFDEHLKPKESKASDNASQK; translated from the coding sequence ATGGGATGGCGAGCAATTTGGGTGGCATGCGTTCTGTTGGGTAGCAGCATCACGGCGTTCGCACAAGAGGAACCGCCCTACACCCGCACGCGCGATGTGGTCTACGGTCGCAAGTTCGGCGTCGCCCTGACGATGGATGTCTTCACGCCGAAGAAGCCCAACGGGGCGGCGGTCATCTTCTGCGTATCCGGCGGGTGGGTATCGTCTTACGAGGCGATCGACGGCGTGGAAACCTTCTTCCTGAAGCCGTTTATGGATCGTGGCTACACCGTGTTTGCGGTCATGCATGGCTGCCAACCGAAATTTACGCTTCCCGAAATTATCGAAGACATGAACCGTTCCGTGCGATTCATTCGCGCCAATGCCAAGAAATTCCAGATTGACCCCGAGCGAATCGGCATCACCGGCGGTTCCGCGGGCGGGCATTTGTCGTTGATGATCGGCTTGGGGGGCACTCCGGGCGATCCATCGGCCAAAGATCCTGTGATGCGTGAAAGCAGCCGTGTGCAAGCCGTTGGTTGCTTCTATCCGCCCACGGATTTCCGCAATTACGGCAAGCCGGGCATCGAGGCGATTGGCAATCCCACTTTGGCCGGGTATCAGGCTCCGTTTGATTTCCACAAATTCGACTCAGCCCAACGTCGCTATATCCGAGTGCTGGATTGGCGTGAAATCAGCAAGATTGCCACGGAAGTCTCGCCGATTACGCACGTCTCTGAAGATGATCCCCCCGTGCTGCTGGTGCATGGCGATGCGGATAAATTGGTGCCCATTCAGCAATCCGAAGTGCTGATCGATAAACTGAAAGCCGCCAAAATCCCGAATAAACTCATCGTCAAAAAGGGCGCTGCCCACGGGTGGCCAACCATGGTGGTGGAAGTGGTCGAAATCGCCAAATGGTTCGATGAACACCTGAAACCCAAGGAATCCAAAGCGAGCGACAACGCCAGCCAAAAGTAA
- a CDS encoding WD40 domain-containing protein, with amino-acid sequence MSTRATTNPFLSLGGTLLLLSVWVSGTVSAQSPPAASAPPAPPSAAPSAPAANAPAAPAPGANASAKATEAQITELAAQFARELAEATAKQLDPQLIDRAKQLAELGKSAAAAQDWAEAARQYRSARWILPVLPAGLPEHVDRVYGQTRFKHGNRVAAVAVSPDGKSLASASADGTVKIWDLANGREKLAYRSHAGEVFAVAWLPDGKSLVSAGGNTNANRFNPDGNAEESGDIHHWDATTGKTIRNFGKLKRPIRALAIRPDGKMVAAGGDEMNARIWNLADGSIATDLGGQNGMVNSIAYHPNGKLVVTANSDGNLLVFQPDAPAATRTVATTRVFQRAAFCVQFAPDNATGTVIVACGDKLVQVVQGPSPTGASVPMVGKAIRSIEGMAEQVNTLCLSPDGQTLATGGKDRTIRVWDFQSNRLIRTFTGHLAPIETLAFSPDGRSLISGSTDQNIRLWDLSPVDQHRTFSGHTAPVWGAVISPNGQRIASAGADRSIRLWNPRDGKLIQTLTGHNAPITAIAFSPDGTQLATAAGDRLVKLWDATTGKPIRDFTGHTNAVLTLAFSDDGKQLLSGGADKQAIWWNVETGKSVATIADNPAAISSVAVRSNGKQIAIGCADGTVRVMELAAGVRETARRTAHAVGVGAVVFHPSQPMLMTGGGDRLIKLWTITPEGDLTPQGELTGHEGPISALAVSHDGKTLASASGDQTGKLWALDTRREIRTLRGHTDWVSSIVFGAQDRSMLTASVDKTVRQWELQNEESIAPIGHVQMVLMLTLSADGTTLASGSMDGTIKIWDVATGRERFTLVPNASGDSEATPDFSILNSVNALAMSPDGKTLVSATRDQRIRMWDLATRRETTPEILKEPQEGNIPLLDPLPDNQRFLVWMNKRDGNGQATLIRVMNYAGKVQSELVERELEVHCMSHTLDGKLVILGSAEGVVRIYDLATGKKVGDDLAVDKQLMDLAITPDQKWLITVNPAGEAKVWDLAKREVARSIRVHEKDFLTLFPSKASDKLVTLSRDGEVKVWSLPDMKPIRSWKLPVMANLATFTPDGKAVITANDDSTLTRLVLP; translated from the coding sequence ATGTCAACACGAGCAACCACCAACCCATTCCTGTCGTTGGGCGGCACGTTGCTGCTGCTAAGCGTGTGGGTTTCGGGAACCGTTTCGGCCCAATCCCCCCCCGCCGCGTCTGCCCCCCCTGCGCCCCCATCCGCCGCGCCCAGTGCTCCCGCTGCAAACGCCCCCGCCGCACCCGCGCCTGGAGCGAACGCATCGGCGAAGGCGACCGAAGCGCAAATCACCGAACTCGCCGCACAATTTGCCCGCGAATTGGCCGAAGCGACCGCCAAACAGTTGGACCCACAACTGATCGACCGAGCCAAGCAGCTCGCCGAACTCGGGAAATCGGCCGCCGCTGCCCAAGATTGGGCCGAAGCCGCCCGACAATATCGTTCCGCCCGATGGATTCTGCCCGTGTTGCCCGCCGGACTCCCCGAACATGTCGATCGGGTCTACGGTCAAACCCGCTTCAAGCATGGCAACCGAGTGGCCGCCGTCGCCGTCTCGCCCGATGGCAAAAGCCTGGCCAGCGCATCCGCCGATGGCACGGTGAAAATTTGGGATTTGGCCAACGGCCGCGAAAAGCTCGCCTATCGCAGCCATGCCGGTGAAGTCTTCGCAGTCGCCTGGCTGCCCGATGGCAAAAGTCTGGTGAGCGCCGGCGGCAACACCAATGCCAACCGATTCAACCCCGATGGCAACGCGGAGGAAAGCGGCGACATCCACCATTGGGACGCCACAACCGGCAAAACCATCCGCAACTTCGGTAAACTCAAACGCCCCATTCGCGCACTGGCAATTCGCCCCGATGGCAAGATGGTCGCCGCCGGTGGCGACGAGATGAACGCGCGAATCTGGAATCTCGCCGATGGCAGCATTGCCACCGATCTCGGCGGGCAAAATGGCATGGTCAACAGCATTGCCTACCATCCCAATGGCAAGTTGGTGGTCACGGCGAATTCGGATGGCAATCTGCTCGTCTTTCAACCGGATGCCCCTGCCGCGACCCGCACGGTGGCGACCACGCGAGTCTTCCAACGGGCGGCATTCTGCGTGCAATTTGCTCCGGATAACGCAACTGGCACCGTGATTGTCGCTTGCGGAGATAAGCTCGTGCAAGTGGTGCAAGGCCCCTCCCCCACCGGCGCCAGTGTGCCGATGGTTGGCAAAGCCATCCGCTCCATCGAAGGCATGGCCGAACAAGTCAACACGCTCTGCCTGAGTCCCGATGGGCAAACGCTGGCCACCGGCGGCAAGGATCGCACCATTCGCGTCTGGGATTTTCAATCGAATCGACTGATTCGCACCTTCACCGGACATCTCGCGCCGATTGAAACCCTGGCGTTCTCGCCCGATGGCCGCTCGCTCATCTCGGGGTCTACCGATCAAAACATTCGGCTGTGGGATTTGTCGCCGGTCGATCAGCATCGCACCTTTTCCGGGCACACCGCCCCGGTTTGGGGGGCCGTCATCAGCCCGAATGGACAGCGGATCGCCTCGGCAGGCGCGGATCGCAGCATTCGGCTTTGGAATCCCCGCGATGGCAAACTCATTCAGACGCTCACCGGGCACAATGCTCCCATCACCGCCATTGCCTTTTCGCCAGATGGAACGCAACTGGCGACCGCAGCCGGGGATCGCCTCGTGAAACTGTGGGATGCCACCACGGGCAAGCCAATCCGCGACTTCACCGGGCACACCAATGCCGTGCTGACGCTGGCGTTCTCCGATGATGGCAAACAATTGCTGAGCGGCGGCGCGGATAAGCAAGCGATTTGGTGGAATGTCGAAACCGGTAAATCGGTTGCGACAATTGCCGACAATCCCGCCGCCATTAGCAGCGTGGCCGTCCGATCCAACGGAAAACAAATCGCCATTGGTTGCGCCGATGGAACGGTTCGCGTGATGGAACTCGCCGCCGGAGTCCGAGAAACCGCGCGACGCACCGCCCATGCGGTGGGTGTGGGCGCGGTCGTGTTTCACCCCAGCCAACCGATGCTGATGACCGGCGGGGGCGATCGACTCATTAAACTCTGGACCATCACCCCCGAAGGCGACCTGACTCCGCAGGGCGAACTCACCGGCCACGAAGGGCCGATCAGCGCACTCGCCGTCAGCCATGATGGCAAAACCCTCGCCAGTGCCAGCGGCGACCAGACTGGCAAACTCTGGGCATTGGATACCCGACGCGAGATTCGCACCCTGCGAGGCCACACGGATTGGGTCTCGAGCATTGTCTTCGGGGCGCAAGATCGAAGCATGCTGACTGCCAGCGTCGATAAAACGGTTCGCCAATGGGAACTTCAGAACGAAGAAAGCATTGCTCCCATCGGACACGTGCAAATGGTGCTGATGCTCACCCTCAGTGCCGATGGAACCACGCTGGCGAGCGGCTCGATGGATGGCACGATCAAAATTTGGGATGTCGCCACCGGGCGCGAACGCTTCACGCTGGTGCCCAATGCCAGCGGCGATTCGGAGGCGACCCCCGATTTCAGCATTCTGAATTCGGTCAACGCACTGGCCATGTCGCCGGATGGCAAGACGTTGGTTTCGGCCACCCGCGACCAACGCATTCGCATGTGGGACTTGGCCACTCGCCGAGAAACGACCCCCGAAATCCTCAAAGAACCCCAAGAAGGCAATATCCCACTCTTGGACCCGCTTCCGGACAATCAGCGATTCTTGGTGTGGATGAACAAACGCGACGGCAACGGACAAGCGACGCTCATTCGTGTGATGAACTATGCGGGCAAAGTGCAATCCGAACTCGTCGAGCGCGAACTCGAAGTGCATTGCATGTCCCACACCCTGGACGGGAAACTGGTGATTCTGGGTAGCGCCGAAGGGGTGGTGCGCATCTACGACTTGGCGACCGGCAAGAAAGTCGGCGATGACCTGGCCGTTGACAAACAGCTCATGGATTTGGCGATTACGCCCGATCAAAAATGGCTGATTACCGTGAATCCCGCCGGGGAAGCCAAGGTGTGGGATCTGGCCAAGCGGGAAGTCGCCCGCTCGATTCGAGTCCATGAGAAAGACTTTCTGACGCTGTTTCCGAGCAAGGCCAGCGACAAACTGGTCACGCTGAGCCGCGACGGCGAAGTCAAAGTCTGGAGCTTGCCCGATATGAAGCCGATCCGCAGTTGGAAACTGCCGGTGATGGCGAATCTGGCGACATTCACGCCGGATGGCAAAGCGGTCATTACCGCCAACGACGATTCGACGCTGACCCGGCTGGTGCTCCCCTGA
- a CDS encoding EF-hand domain-containing protein, which produces MIRWRSVYLGIGLMLIPLLPLHGQFPMGGPPGGGFPGGGGFPGGGGFPGGGFGGGGFPGGGFRGDRGSGGGFPGGGGFPGGGMPSMGGSPMGGMPSMGGMSSMGGMSRMGGMGGIPGMGGGGMPDPSLIFTFLSKGKDFIARDDLDPNMQRMFDRVAGMMNITDGKISRDQFMGMAQKFQEMRAQRMAGGGGGGFGGAPSGGQESDADRARRTEQFAESRFRDSDRNQDGVLSVEEMSETLREERDQWDSNGDGFIDLGEYKQYITAWMAKREMERNGGMPPSNAPNGQPNPQETEQRPTVYRAGKLPKELPDWFARLDSDSDGQVGLYEWRPGGRSFEEFESLDRNGDGLLTAEEVMFSLRVAQQEAAKAAGQTIPSSNNANTALVMGGDRGSDRGRRGGFGGFGGGGFPGGGMPGGGFPGGGMPGGGFPGGGMPGGFGGGMSGGDRGSRGDRGSDRGSDRGSDRGGDRGSDRGSMRGGPPSGGFPGGGMPGGGMPSGGFPSGGRGRRGG; this is translated from the coding sequence ATGATCCGTTGGCGATCGGTTTACCTCGGCATCGGTTTGATGCTGATTCCATTATTGCCGCTTCACGGACAATTTCCCATGGGTGGCCCTCCCGGCGGCGGCTTCCCCGGTGGCGGCGGCTTCCCCGGCGGTGGTGGGTTTCCGGGCGGCGGCTTTGGCGGCGGTGGTTTCCCCGGCGGTGGTTTTCGGGGCGATCGTGGCAGCGGCGGTGGCTTTCCCGGCGGCGGTGGCTTCCCCGGTGGTGGAATGCCGTCGATGGGTGGTTCACCAATGGGTGGAATGCCGTCGATGGGCGGAATGTCGTCCATGGGCGGGATGAGCCGGATGGGTGGCATGGGTGGAATTCCTGGCATGGGCGGCGGCGGCATGCCCGACCCTTCGCTGATTTTCACCTTTCTCTCGAAGGGCAAAGACTTTATCGCCCGCGATGATCTCGATCCCAATATGCAACGCATGTTTGATCGTGTTGCGGGGATGATGAATATCACCGATGGCAAAATCTCCCGCGATCAGTTCATGGGCATGGCCCAAAAATTCCAAGAAATGCGCGCCCAACGCATGGCCGGGGGCGGCGGCGGTGGCTTCGGTGGAGCACCCAGCGGCGGACAAGAAAGCGATGCCGACCGCGCTCGACGCACCGAGCAATTCGCAGAATCCCGATTCCGCGACAGCGACCGGAACCAAGACGGCGTTCTGAGCGTGGAAGAAATGTCCGAAACTCTTCGGGAAGAACGCGATCAGTGGGACAGCAACGGCGACGGATTCATCGATCTGGGTGAATACAAGCAATACATTACCGCGTGGATGGCCAAACGGGAGATGGAGCGAAACGGTGGGATGCCGCCCAGCAACGCACCCAACGGCCAGCCCAATCCGCAAGAAACCGAACAGCGACCGACCGTCTACCGAGCCGGGAAGCTGCCGAAGGAACTGCCCGATTGGTTTGCTCGGCTCGATTCGGATTCCGATGGCCAAGTTGGGCTGTACGAATGGCGTCCGGGTGGCCGGTCCTTTGAAGAATTCGAGTCGCTGGATCGCAATGGCGATGGCTTATTGACCGCCGAAGAAGTGATGTTCTCCCTGCGGGTGGCCCAGCAGGAAGCCGCGAAGGCCGCAGGACAAACGATCCCATCGTCGAATAATGCGAATACTGCATTGGTAATGGGTGGCGATCGCGGCAGTGATCGTGGTCGTCGCGGTGGCTTTGGTGGTTTCGGCGGCGGCGGGTTCCCCGGTGGTGGCATGCCGGGCGGCGGGTTCCCTGGCGGTGGCATGCCCGGCGGTGGCTTCCCCGGTGGTGGCATGCCTGGCGGTTTTGGCGGTGGCATGTCGGGTGGCGATCGCGGCAGTCGTGGGGATCGCGGCAGTGACCGTGGCAGCGACCGCGGGAGCGATCGCGGCGGCGACCGAGGCAGCGATCGTGGTTCGATGCGAGGCGGACCGCCAAGCGGTGGGTTCCCCGGTGGTGGCATGCCGGGCGGTGGGATGCCGAGCGGCGGATTCCCCAGCGGCGGACGCGGTCGACGTGGCGGCTGA
- a CDS encoding 1,9-bis(guanidino)-5-aza-nonane synthase, with amino-acid sequence MLKKQELLATPIEHIDITKTNVVPLVDAMAGMAFSARDLARAAEITDRMVRDQDCGIILCLAGSLISAGLKKVFVDAIRCNMVDAIVSTGANIVDQDFFEALGYKHYIAAEALKSGMHDADLRELAIDRIYDTLIDEDELRVCDDTTKIIADELEGRPHSSREFIRAMGAYLDKHGCKTADSIVYEAYKREVPIFVPAFSDCSAGFGLVAHQHARGDQPKVAIDSAKDFYELTQLKIANPTTGLFMIGGGVPKNFAQDIVVAADILGHEAPMHKYAVQITVADVRDGALSGSTLKEASSWGKVDLAYEQMVYSEATMAVPLIMGYAYHKGHWKQRTGREWNKLLSPVTVG; translated from the coding sequence ATGTTGAAGAAGCAGGAACTGCTCGCCACGCCGATCGAGCATATTGACATCACCAAGACGAATGTGGTGCCCCTCGTGGATGCGATGGCGGGCATGGCATTCTCGGCACGCGATCTGGCGCGGGCCGCGGAGATCACCGATCGGATGGTCCGCGATCAAGACTGCGGCATCATTCTTTGCTTGGCTGGCTCGCTCATCAGCGCGGGGCTGAAAAAGGTCTTCGTCGATGCCATCCGCTGCAACATGGTGGACGCCATTGTCAGCACGGGCGCAAACATCGTCGATCAAGACTTCTTTGAAGCGCTCGGCTACAAGCATTACATTGCCGCCGAAGCCCTGAAGTCCGGCATGCACGATGCCGACCTGCGGGAACTGGCCATCGACCGCATTTACGATACGCTCATCGACGAAGATGAACTCCGCGTCTGCGATGACACCACCAAGATCATCGCCGATGAACTCGAAGGCCGACCGCATTCGTCCCGCGAATTCATCCGCGCCATGGGTGCCTACCTGGACAAGCACGGCTGCAAGACCGCCGACAGCATTGTCTACGAAGCCTACAAGCGCGAAGTGCCCATTTTCGTCCCCGCCTTCAGCGATTGCTCGGCGGGATTCGGCCTGGTCGCCCACCAACATGCCCGTGGCGATCAGCCCAAGGTGGCCATCGATAGCGCCAAGGATTTCTACGAACTGACCCAACTGAAGATTGCCAATCCGACCACCGGCCTGTTCATGATCGGCGGCGGCGTGCCCAAGAACTTCGCGCAAGACATTGTTGTTGCGGCGGACATTCTCGGCCACGAAGCCCCCATGCACAAGTACGCGGTGCAAATCACCGTGGCGGATGTCCGCGATGGGGCACTCTCCGGCAGCACGCTCAAGGAAGCCTCAAGCTGGGGCAAGGTCGATTTGGCCTACGAGCAAATGGTTTACAGCGAAGCCACCATGGCCGTGCCGCTCATCATGGGCTATGCCTACCACAAAGGCCACTGGAAACAACGCACGGGCCGCGAATGGAATAAGCTGCTCTCGCCGGTGACCGTGGGCTAA